In one Alnus glutinosa chromosome 14, dhAlnGlut1.1, whole genome shotgun sequence genomic region, the following are encoded:
- the LOC133856805 gene encoding protein FAR-RED IMPAIRED RESPONSE 1-like has protein sequence MDDDCRLRNVFWVDARSRAAYDFFGDVITFDTTYLTNSYDMPFAPFVGVNHHGQSILLGAGLISSEDTDTFVWLFKCWLECMNGQAPKAIITDQDRAMKNAIAIVFPESRHRYCMWHIMKKFPEKFGSHANFYGIKSAINKCLYDSQTCEEYEENWKDLLEKYNLHDNAWLNGLYREKTFWVPAYMKDTFWAGMNTTQRSESMNAFFDGYVHSRTTLKEFVDEYDNALRRMVESETRADFDSFNRTISCISALQLEKQFQVVYTNAKFKEVHDQFVKMMSCNNSHLKSEGAISTFEVIEYVAVGDHLIEKTFLVYFNEDELEVKCTCALFEVRGILCRHSLSVLRTKKVTTLPQRYIIDRWRKDIKREYSKVKSSYDAIGDDPHAQIYDKVRNNFEELLSLASENTEERCMELMKKIDQIKELWRCENQASGIPATITSSSCQKVLSPHKVTCKGRPRTKRKVAVIETVVKKSNVSSKPPRDNNAKTKKRKNQASKSTENQGNTSQSPLPSVPSATHDHSTQDI, from the exons ATGGATGATGATTGTAGGCTACGAAATGTTTTTTGGGTGGATGCACGAAGTAGGGCAGCGTATGATTTCTTTGGGGATGTTATTACGTTTGACACAACGTATTTGACCAATAGCTATGacatgccatttgctccttttgtaggagtgaatcatcatggtcaatctATACTTTTGGGGGCAGGACTAATTTCAAGCGAGGATACAGACacatttgtgtggttgtttaaATGTTGGTTGGAGTGCATGAATGGCCAAGCCCCTAAAGCAATTATAACAGACCAGGATAgagctatgaaaaatgcaattgcTATTGTTTTCCCTGAAAGTCGacatagatattgtatgtggcaCATTATGAAAAAATTCCCTGAAAAGTTTGGATCACATGCTAATTTTTATGGCATTAAGAGTGCCATAAATAAATGTTTGTATGACTCTCAAACATGTGAAGAATATGAGGAAAACTGGAAAGATCTACTGGAGAAGTATAATCTTCATGATAATGCATGGTTGAATGGGTTATATAGGGAGAAGACATTTTGGGTGCCGGCATACATGAAAGATACGTTTTGGGCGGGAATGAACACTACACAgcgaagtgaaagtatgaacgcattttttgatggttacGTGCACTCCCGAACtacattgaaagaatttgttgatgaatatgATAATGCTTTAAGGAGAATGGTTGAGAGTGAGACACGTGCtgattttgattctttcaaTCGCACAATCTCGTGTATAAGCGCCTTGCAGTTAGAGAAACAGTTTCAAGTTGTCTACACAAATgcgaagttcaaagaagtacatgatcagtttgtgaaaatgatgtcCTGTAATAACTCCCATCTCAAAAGTGAAGGTGCAATTTCCACGTTTGAAGTTATAGAATATGTTGCCGTTGGAGACCACTTAATAGAAAAAACATTTCTTGTTTACTTCAATGAAGATGAATTGGAAGTGAAGTGCACATGTGCATTGTTTGAAGTAAGAGGCATCTTATGTAGGCATTCACTTTCCGTGTTACGGACAAAAAAAGTGACAACTTTGCCACAAAGATATATTATTGACAGATGGAGGAAGGATATTAAGCGAGAGTACTCGAAGGTTAAGAGTAGTTATGATGCCATTGGTGATGATCCACATGCTCAAATATATGACAAGGTGAGAAACAATTTTGAGGAATTACTGTCGCTCGCATCAGAAAACACGGAGGAACGTTGCATGgaactaatgaaaaaaattgatcaaataaAGGAGTTGTGGCGTTGCGAAAATCAAGCTTCTGGCATTCCAGCTACTATCACATCTTCTAGTTGTCAAAAGGTGCTTAGTCCTCATAAGGTTACTTGTAAAGGGAGGCCACGAACAAAGAGAAAGGTGGCTGTTATAGAAACAGTGGTAAAGAAATCCAATGTATCAAGCAAGCCACCAAGAGACAACAATGCTAAAACGAAGAAACGAAAAAATCAA GCCTCGAAATCAACGGAAAATCAAGGCAACACTAGTCAATCTCCGTTGCCTTCTGTACCTTCTGCAACTCACGATCATAGTACTCAG gatatttaa